One region of Thunnus albacares chromosome 20, fThuAlb1.1, whole genome shotgun sequence genomic DNA includes:
- the LOC122971639 gene encoding E3 ubiquitin-protein ligase TRIM39-like, translating to MASRSEKDFCCPACYDIFKDPVLLSCSHSFCKVCLENWWRGKQTHECPVCRAKSEWSDPRCNLALKNLCEAFLQERCQRASLESEALCGLHAEKLKLFCLNHQQPACLVCRDAKIHTDHRFRPIDEAAQDHREEVQKSLKPLQEKLMVFNQVKGNCDQTAEHIKAQARHTEWQIKEQFRKLHQFLQEEEEARLANLREEEKQKSQMMKEKSEALSKEIAALSHTVRATEEELRAEDLSFLKNYKTAVERIQRCPLLDDPKPGSGALIDVAKHLGNLTFNIWNKMKDMISYTPVILDPNTAHPELILSEDLTSMRHGKRKQLPENPERFEYWDSVLGLGFNSGTHSWDVEIGDNTDWELGVLAESVCRQVFTGSTVWSVEHSDAGYRAFSPTHKYTALPIREKLQSIRVHLDWDKGELSFSDPHTNTHIHTFTHTFTERLCPYLCTMNTLPLKILPVKITVERHN from the coding sequence ATGGCTTCACGATCAGAGAAGGATTTCTGCTGTCCTGCCTGCTATGACATCTTCAAAGATCCTGTCCTCCTGTCATGCAGCCACAGCTTCTGTAAAGTCTGCCTGGAGAACTGGTGGAGAGGTAAACAAACCCATGAATGTCCAGTATGTAGAGCCAAATCTGAATGGAGCGATCCACGTTGCAACCTGGCGTTAAAAAACCTGTGTGAGGCCTTTTTACAAGAGAGATGTCAGAGAGCTTCTCTAGAGTCTGAGGCGCTCTGCGGTCTGCACGCCGAGAAACTCAAACTCTTTTGTCTGAACCATCAGCAGCCAGCGTGTCTCGTCTGCCGAGATGCGAAAATACACACCGACCACAGATTCAGACCCATCGATGAAGCTGCACAAGATCACAGAGAGGAGGTCCAGAAATCCCTGAAGCCCTTACAGGAGAAGTTAATGGTATTTAATCAGGTTAAAGGAAACTGTGATCAAACGGCAGAGCACATTAAGGCGCAGGCTCGACACACAGAGTGGCAGATTAAGGAGCAGTTTAGGAAGCTTCACCAGTTTctacaagaggaagaggaggccaggCTGGCCAatctgagggaggaagagaagcagaagagtcagatgatgaaggagaagTCTGAAGCTCTGAGCAAAGAGATAGCAGCgctttcacacacagtcagagccacagaggaggagctgagagctgaagacTTATCGTTCCTGAAGAACTACAAGACCGCGGTAGAAAGAATCCAGCGGtgccccctgctggatgatCCAAAGCCGGGGTCAGGAGCTCTGATCGATGTGGCCAAACACTTGGGCAACCTgaccttcaacatctggaacaaGATGAAGGACATGATCTCCTACACTCCTGTGATTCTGGATCCAAATACTGCTCATCCAGAACTCATCCTGTCTGAAGATTTGACCAGCATGAGACACGGAAAGAGGAAGCAGCTCCCTGAAAACCCGGAGAGGTTTGAGTACTGGGATTCTGTCCTGGGCTTAGGCTTCAATTCAGGGACTCACAGTTGGGATGTTGAGATTGGAGACAACACGGACTGGGAACTGGGAGTGTTAGCAGAGTCTGTTTGCAGGCAGGTATTCACGGGATCTACAGTATGGAGCGTAGAACACAGTGATGCTGGTTACAGAGCTTTCTCCCCAACACATAAATACACCGCTCTCCCAATCAGAGAGAAGCTCCAAAGCATCCGAGTTCATCTGGACTGGGACAAAGGAGAGCTTTCATTCAGTGATCCtcatactaacacacacatacacaccttcacacacactttcactgagCGACTGTGTCCGTACCTTTGCACCATGAATACACTCCCTCTGAAAATATTGCCTGTAAAGATAACAGTGGAAAGGCACAACTga